The Phaeobacter gallaeciensis DSM 26640 genomic sequence ACCGCCATCGACGATCTTACGCTCGGAATTTATGAGAAAGAGTTCTTTGCCCTGCTTGGTCCGTCAGGCTGCGGCAAAACAACAATGATGCGGATGCTTGCCGGGTTTGAGACCCCAACCGAAGGCAAGATTTTCCTGTCAGGTCAGGATATTGCCCCGGTCCCGCCGAACAAGCGGCTGGTGAATATGATGTTCCAGTCCTACGCCCTGTTCCCGCATTTGAGCGTCTGGGACAATATCGCCTTTGGACTGAAGCGCGAGAATAAGCCCAAGCATGACATTGCCGAACGGGTGCAGGAAATGCTGCGTCTGACCCGGCTTGAGAAATTCGCCCGCCGCAAACCGCACCAGATCTCCGGCGGCCAACGTCAGCGGGTTGCCTTGGCCCGGTCGCTGGCCAAGGCTCCGAAACTGCTTCTGCTGGATGAACCGCTCGGCGCGCTCGACAAGAAGCTGCGCCAGGATACCCAGTTCGAACTGATGGATATTCAGGAAAAAACCGGCACCACCTTTGTCATTGTCACCCATGATCAGGAAGAGGCAATGACTGTCGCCTCCCGCGTGGCGGTGATGGACAATGGCCGGATCGTGCAGGTGGCCACACCAGACCGGATCTATGAAACGCCGAACTCTCTTTATGTTGCGGATTTCATTGGCGATGTGAACATCATCGGCGGCACAGCCACCCCCACCGGCCCTGAACAATTCGCGGTCAACTGGAAAGATGGCGCCGCCCCGCTCACAGTCAAAAGTCAGGCATCCTTCTCCGATGGGCAGGCGTGTCATCTGGCGATCCGCCCGGAGAAAGTCACGATCAGCGCGGAGCGCCCGTCGGAGGCTGACAACACGGTGCAGGGGCGTATTCTCGATATCGCCTATCTCGGCAATATCTCCACCTATCACGTTGAGCTGCCCTCCGGCGCGGTGATCAAGGCGCAGGCCGCCAATACCCGCCGCATTGCACGCCGCGCCTTTACCTGGGAAGACTCGGTCTGGCTGTCCTGGACAGCCACCGCCGGTGTTCTGCTGGCGAACTAATGCGCCGCTTTATCCTGATTGCCATTCCCTATGTCTGGCTGCTGGCGCTGTTTCTCGTGCCCTTTGCCATCGTCTTCAAAATCTCGCTGTCGGATGCCGCCGTTGCCCGCCCGCCCTATATGCCGCAGTTCGACTGGGTCACCGGTATCGGCGCCTTCCTTGCGGATCTCGATTTTGAGAATTTCACTTGGCTGACCGAAGATGACCTCTACTGGAAGGCCTATCTCAGTTCCTTACGTATCGCGGTGATTTCGACCATTCTGACCCTGCTCGTGGGCTATCCGATGGCTTACGGCATGGCACGCGCGCCTTCGGAATGGCGCCCAACGCTGATGATGCTGGTGATCCTGCCGTTCTGGACCAGCTTTCTGATCCGGGTCTATGCTTGGATGGGTATCCTGTCGAACGAAGGCCTTTTGAACCAATTCCTGATATGGGCCGGGCTGATTGATACGCCCCTGACGATCCTGAACACCAATACAGCTGTCTATATCGGTATCGTCTACACCTATCTGCCGTTCATGATTCTGCCGATTTACTCCGCTTTGGAACGGCTGGATGGTTCGCTCATTGAGGCCGCCGAAGATCTGGGCTGCTCGCGTATGGAGGCCTTCTGGCTGGTCACCATTCCCCTGTCCCGCGCAGGTATCATCGCGGGCTGTTTCCTCGTCTTCATTCCGACACTCGGCGAATTTGTGATCCCATCGCTGCTGGGTGGATCTGACACGTTGATGATTGGCAAGGTATTGTGGGAAGAGTTCTTTTCCAACCGCGACTGGCCTGTGGCCTCGGCGGTGGCAGTTGTGCTCCTGCTGATCCTGATCGTACCCATCGTGCTGTTCCAGCGGAACCAGCAAAAACAACAGGAGGCGGACCAATGACCCGATTGAGCTGGTTCAACACCGTTTCGCTGACTTTGGGGTTTGCGTTTCTGTATATCCCGATGGTGATCCTGATCATCTTCAGCTTCAATGAAAGCAAACTGGTCACCGTATGGGCAGGATTCTCCGTCAAATGGTACGGCGAATTGCTGCAGAACGAGGCGTTTCTGAATGCAGCCTGGGTGACGCTGAAGGTCGCGGTGTTGTCCTCGACCATCGCAACTGTGCTGGGCACCATCGCCGCTTATGTCCTGGTGCGCGGCGGGCGTTTTTTGGGCCGCACACTGTTTTCGGGTATGATCTATGCACCACTGGTGATGCCGGAAGTGATCACCGGCCTGTCGCTGCTGCTTTTGTTCATCGGCATCGGTCTGGATCGTGGCGTGATGACCATCGTGCTGGCACATACGACCTTTTCGATGTGCTACGTCTCGGTCGTCGTCTCCTCACGGCTGGTGACCTTTGATCGCTCTCTGGAAGAGGCTGCGCTGGATCTGGGTTGCTCTGCGGCTGAGGCGTTCCGCCTCGTGACGTTGCCGATCATCGCACCTGCGGTGATCTCTGGCTGGCTTTTGGCCTTCACTCTGTCGCTGGACGATCTGGTCATTGCGTCCTTCACATCAGGACCTGCGGCAACCACGCTCCCGATCAAGATCTTCTCTGCGGTGCGGCTGGGGGTCAGCCCGGAAATCAACGCCCTTTCTACAATTATGATCGCCATTGTAACGGTCGGCGTGGTCACCGCCTCGCTGGTCACCAAACGCCAACTGGTACGCCAGCGCCGCGACGAGCAAAACGCCGAACGCAGCTAAGCATCAGCCCGCGTCCCACTCCGGGGCGCGGGCCAGCCCCAGCGCCTCAAGCTGACTTGACCCCTCATAGCGCAGCGCCTTGTCGTGCCAGAGGTCCGGCCCGGCCGCCAATTGATCATAGTAACCTTCGAACTGATGCGGCTGACCGAAGTGCTGACCGCGCTGTTTTTCGATCCGCGCTTTCTCCGTGATCTCAGGCAGGAATTTGCTGTGCAGAAGCACCCCGGATGGCAGAACACCATTCGGCCCATCATAGAGTGCATTGAGCCGTCGCGGCAGCGCCGCATGAGTGGAATTGGTGTAGACGTAGCGGCGATCCCATTTGATCAACGGCAATTTGTTTAATGTCGGCGCGCGCTGTGGGTCATCTGAAAAAAACACCCGGTCCCGCGTGCCGCCCTGCACCCACAGATTGCCCCGTGGTGTCTGCCGGACCCCGCGATAGGGACCGCAATCAAACCACGGCAAGACATCGCGGGGATCATCGCCGGGCGAGTAGTTCACCTTTCCCAGCGGCCCCTTGGGGAAAAGATCCAGCATCAGCGCGCCAAAGCCAATCCTGCCCTGACGGTCCAGCCAATGAGTCAATCCGCGCAAGCCATGTTGCGCATCACCGCCAAACACCAACAATTCGTCTGCATCAACACTTAAGCACCAGCGACGGTGACCATAGCGGATCTGCAGCCAGGTCGCCCAATCCAGACCAAATCGCGCATCCCGGTAGCTTGCTGTCGTGTGCCAGAGTGAAACATCCGGTTGAGCAGCAAGATATTCCGCCCCCCCATCATCACTGTCGTTGTCAACGATCAGAAAGTGATCAACACCCAGATCACGGTAGAACTTGAGGAAGAAAGGGAGCCGGGCCGCTTCGTTTCTCATTACGGTGATGGCAATCACCCCATCTGCCGTCAGATCGACAGTATGATCTGCCACCAGTCTCAGTTGATGACGTGCCCGGAACGCCCGCCAAAGCAACCGCCGACGCTGCCATCTGAGCCGATAAGCCGCCGCCAGCGAAATATCCGGCAGCGGCACAGAACCCGGAGCCATTGTTGGCCCCGTCATCTTAACGCTCGTAGGCACCGGCTTTGTGCCAGCCCCAGGCATCCGCAATCATCGTCTCAAGATCGGAACGGGTCGGCTCCCAGCCTAGCAGCGTTGCCGCCCGCACAGAACCCGAAACCAGCTTGGTGCAATCCCCGGCGCGCCGCGGCCCAATGGAATGCGGCACAGATTTGCCGGTTGTCGCTTCGGCCTTGTCCATCACTTCGCGCACCGAAAACCCGGTGCCTGTCCCCAGATTGAAGACCTGACTGCCCTTACCGTCTTTCAACCATTTCAGGCCCAAAACATGGGCATCGACCAGATCGCAGACATGCACATAATCGCGTACGCAAGTCCCATCCGGCGTGTCGTAATCGGTTCCGAAAATCGTCAGCGCATCACGCTTGCCATCAATCGCGTCCAGAACCAGCGGCACCAGATGAGTCTCGGGACGATGGAATTCGCCGACCTCAGCCTCCGGATCAGCACCCGCCACGTTGAAATAGCGGAAGATCACTGATCGCAGCCCGTGCGACGCACCGAAGTCGCGCAGGATATCCTCAACCGCACGTTTGGAGGCGCCATAGGCATTCAGCGGCACCTGCGGCGTGCTTTCGTCCAGCACCACATTGTCATGCTCCCCGTAGGTGGCACAGGTGGAGGAGAACACGAAATCAAGGCATCCGGCTGCTACCGCCGCTTCGATCAAAGTGAGGGAGCCACCAACATTATTGGCCCAGTAGCGACCCGGCTCACTCATGGCTTCGCCCACCTGACTCAATGCGGCGAAATGCATAACCGCCGCAGGCTGGTATTTGGCAAAAACTTCGTCCAGTCGCGCGCGATCTCTCAGATCCCCCTTCTCGAAGGGGCCGAACTTCACCGCGTCCTGCCAGCCGGTTACCAGATTGTCATAGGTCACAGGTGTGAACCCGGCCGCGCGTAGCGCCTTGCAAGCGTGGGAACCGATATAGCCGGCCCCACCGGTCACCAGAATATATGTCAAAGCAGCGTTTTCCTGATCAAAAGGCCGGACGTTGCTGCCCGGCCACCCAAAATTCACATGTACCAATCTTCGCCCCTCGCGGCGAAGTGGCAGGTCTTATTGCGCCGCCTTATCAACCTGCGCAATCTGATTGATATAGCACATCAGATCATCACGCAGTTCTTCCCGCGCCAGCGCAAAGGCAACCGTTGCCTGCAGGAAGCCCGCCTTGGACCCACAGTCAAACCGCTGACCACGGAACCGATAGCCATAGACCGGCACATCATCGGCAATGTCTTCAGCAATCGCATCGGTCAGTTGGATCTCACCACCGGCACCCTGCTTCTTCTTGTTAAGATTGCGCAGCACAGAAGGGGCCAGAATATAGCGGCCAATCACCGCCAGATTGGATGGTGCGTCATCAGCTTTGGGCTTCTCAACCATGCCATTCACAGACACCACCGATCCCATGTCATCACGCACATCCAGCACCCCGTAGGATGATGTTTGTTCCGGGGGGACTTCCATGGCTGCAACCATATTGCCGCCGGTTTCCTCATAGGCCTCAACCATCTGCTTGAGGCAGGGCGTTTCCGCTGCGATCACGTCATCGGGCAGGATCACCGCAAAGGGTTCATTGGCGATCAGGCGGCGCGCGCACCAAACCGCATGACCAAGGCCCAGCGCCTGATGCTGACGAATATAAGCAATCGCACCGGAATCCATATTGGTCGCCTTCAGGATGTCCAGCAGGTCATCCTTGCCCTTCTTGCGCAGCTCCTGCTCGAGCATGGGCGAATGGTCGAAATAATCCTCAAGCGCACCTTTACCGCGCGAGGTGACAAAGATGAATTCCTTGATCCCGGCTTCACGCGCCTCATCAATGGCATATTGGACCAGCGGACGATCAACCAGTGTCATGATTTCTTTGGGAACAGATTTGGTTGCCGGCAAGAACCGCGTCCCAAGTCCAGCCACCGGAAAAATTGCCTTCGTTACTTTTTTACGCATATCGCACTCTCATTGTCTATTTCTCAAACCGTTCTGATGCGGTTTGTCAGTGGTGGCCGATTTGGTGACAAAACCTGCCTCGAAAGACCGATCCAAGTATTCCGCAGGCAATTCAGAAAATATACCCCCAGTCACTTTTCGCTCACGACCTTCCCTAAGATGTTTCATTTTACCGACAATTCGGGCCTATTTGTGACCCATCTTTTTCATCATCGCCTCAATCAGTGGAACGTCTTCGGGGTTGTTCAGCTCCCAGAATTCACGTCCGCGCGCCTCAACCTCCACACAGAGGATCTTGCGCCCATTCTCCAGAAAACGCAGCTGCTCCAGCCCCTCCAGCGTCTCCAAGGGGCCGACTGGCCAGCCTGGATAAGCACTGAGCGCGTCTGGCCGGTAGGCATAGACCCCGACGTGATGGAACACCGGGGTGTCCTGATCCGCCTCATAGGTCGCCGAGGTGAACGGCACCACTTCCTTCGAGAAGTAGAGCGCGTTGTTATCCCGCCCGAACACAGCGGTGGTGCCTCCAACGCGACCGGCCTTACGGTCCGCCAGAAGACTGTTCAGTGTCGCCCCGTCGCAACGCAACACCGGTGTTGCCAGCCCCTTGTCAGGGGCACCGCGCAGGCCCGAGATCAGATCTTCGACAAACCAATGCGGCGTCAGCGGCGCGTCCCCTTGCAGGTTCACGACGATATCGTAGCCTCCGCCAAGATTGGCCAACGCCTCCGCACAGCGCTCGGTCCCATTGCCGCAGCTTTCCGAGGTCATCACAACTTCGGCGCCGAACCCTGTCGCAGCGTCGCGAATCCGCTCATCATCAGTGGCCACCACCACACGGTCGACACCATTGACAGCCATGGCAGCGCGCCAGGATCGCTCAATCAGCGTTTGGCTCTCTCCGCTGGCACCGGTCAAGGCAACAAGCGGCTTGCCAGGATACCGTGTGGAGGCGTAGCGGGCGGGGATGACAATCAGAACGGACATCAGGCTTTCTTCAGCTCCACACCCGGCGCATAGGCAATAAAGAAGGGGTTTGCGAATCCATCCTTGCCGTAGGTGAGTGGGCTGTGGTCATCGAAACGCACCACCTGACCACCAGCGCCACACAGAACAGCATGGCCAGCTGCGGTGTCCCATTCCATGGTGCGGCCAACCCGTGGATAGAGATCAGCTTCTCCGGTGGCGACCAGACAGAACTTCAACGACGAGCCTGCGCTTTTGCTGTCTTTCACCGCATATTTATTAATGTAGTCATCAGTCGCCTGATCACGGTGAGATTTGGAGGCAACCACCATCAGCGCATCATTGTCGCTATCTGCGACGCGAATGGGTTTGATTTCTCCCATCGTGGTGGGATCAAACGCACCGGTCTCCTCAACCGCAGCCCCATCGGCCAGCGTAAAGAACATCCGCGACCGCGCCGGAGCATAGACCACACCACGGGTCGGCACGCCGTTTTCAACCAGCGCGATATTGACGGTGAAGTCACCGCGGCGATGGATGAACTCCTTGGTTCCATCCAAGGGGTCAACGATCAGGAAGGTGTCGCCGCTCTTGCTATGCGAATCGGCCTGTTCTTCAGTCACCAGCATCACATCCGGAAATGCCGCCCGCAGCCCTGCGGAGATCAGGGCGTCGGCGGCCTCATCGGCGGCCGTGACCGGGCTTTCATCCGACTTCACCTTCACCTCGAATTCGTCCGAGTTGTAGATCTCCATGATCTTCTCTCCGGCTTCGATCGCCAATCGGCGGATTACCGGAATAAGGTCATCATATGTCACAAACGCTCTCCCTGACCGGGTTTGGTTGATTACAGCAGTTGTCCCCCTTATGGTCGCGGGGAAAGGGAACAGCAAGATTTCCGTGGTAACGATAAGCAGAGTTTCACCTAAAGCAGGTCAGGCTAAGCAACTTCATGTTCGAGCAGCGCCACAAACGGTCCCGTCTCAGCAGCCTCATCGCCATGGGTGAGGTTGTGTTTCATTCCGTGGCGCGCAGTGTGCGTTCCAAACATAACAATGCCTTCATGGCGCTTGCACTTAATTTGACGCAGGCCGTGATGTTCGTCGTTGTCTTTTACCTGATGTTCTCGCTGCTTGGTTTACGCGGCGCAGCCATTCGTGGTGATTTCCTGCTCTATGTCATGTCAGGCGTCTTTCTGTTTCTGACTCACACCAAGGCTGTCGCGGCTGTATCAGGCGCCGAGGGGCCGAGCAGCCCAATGATGCAACATGCGCCAATGAACACCATCGTTGCCATTCTTTCAGCCGCACTTGGGTCGCTGTACATTCAGGTGCTGTCGATGCTGATCATCCTGTTTGTCTATCACGTCGCCTTCACCCCGATTGAAATCGAAGAGCCAATCGCAGCCTTTGGCATGGTGCTGCTCTCCTGGATCACAGGCGCTGCGGTAGGTTTGATCCTGCTGGTCATGAAACCTTGGTCGCCGGGGACCGTGGGCATTATTTCGACGATCTATCAGCGGGCCAATATGATCGCCTCGGGCAAGATGTTTCTGGCCAACACCCTGCCCAGTTTCATGCTGTCGATGTTTGACTGGAATCCGCTGTTTCACTGTATTGATCAGGCGCGAGGATTTGTGTTCATCAACTACAATCCTCATTTCAGCAATTGGCAATATGCCTGCTGGGTCGCCCTGGTACTGATCATGATTGGCCTGATGGGGGAGTTTTACACGCGCCGCCGTGCCTCGATCAGCTGGGGAGCAAAACGCTAGACCACGGATAGCCCACCGTTCAGGTCACCACGCGCAGGGTCAGATTGATCCGCCCGCCCTTTGGCAGCAGGCGTGAGGATTTGAACCGAATGCGATCCACCCCGTGATAAGTCAGCCGGGCTTCCCCGCCCATCACGACCACATCACCTGAGTTCAACCAGATCGTGTCGGTCTTGCCGCCGCGCGATGAATTGCCAATCCGCAGCAAACCGTCATCCCCAAGAGAAATGGACACCACCGGATAGGAGAAATCCGCCTCATCCTTGTCCTGATGCAAGCCCATCCGGGCCCCTTCACCATAATAATTGATCAGACAGCAATCCGGCTGCCGTTCCAACCTAGTAGTGACTCGCCAGATGTCCAGAATCTCTGTTGGGATCTCAGGCCAGCGGCGCCCGGTCGGATGGCGCTCTTCATAGCGGTATCCATCCCGGTCACTGATCCAGCCATAGGCCCCGGCTGACGTCATCCGCACAGACATCTTACCGCCACCGGGCACCTCGGGTGAAAACAGTGGTGCTGCACGCAGAACCGGACGCAGGCACTCAATCAGCCGCTGCTGCCCATCCATATCCAGAAGGGGTTTTGTCAGCTCAAACCCCCGCAATCGCAACTTCATCATCACTGTTAGCCCGTTCTTAACCGCTCCCCTGTCAAAAACCGCTGTAATTCGCGAAACAGGACGCGATCTGGCGGTTGCAGGGGGCATTTGTGCTCCCTATATACGCCGGGAAGCGGTGAGGTGCAGACCAAACCGCAACTGAATCGGGGCCGGAATGCCAAAATGGGTTCAGACCTCGGGTAATCGCCTTAGAAAGTAAAAAGGGATCGAACATGAGCAAAGTTATCGGAATCGACCTCGGGACCACCAACTCCTGTGTGGCCATCATGGACGGCTCGCAGCCTCGCGTTATCGAAAACGCTGAGGGCGCCCGTACCACACCGTCGATCGTAGCCTTCACCGACGATGAACGTCTGGTGGGCCAGCCGGCCAAACGTCAGGCCGTCACCAATCCGGACAACACCGTTTTTGGCGTGAAGCGCCTTATCGGTCGCCGGTTTGACGACACGGATCTGGCAAAAGACAAGAAAAACCTGCCCTTCGCCGTGATCAACGGCGGCAATGGTGATGCATGGGTCGAAGCCAAGGGTGAGAAATACTCCCCGTCGCAGATCTCCGCTTTCATCCTGGGCAAAATGAAAGAGACCGCCGAATCCTACCTCGGCGAAGAAGTGACTCAGGCCGTCATCACCGTGCCTGCGTATTTCAACGACGCTCAGCGTCAGGCTACGAAAGACGCCGGCAAAATTGCTGGCCTTGAAGTGCTGCGCATCATCAACGAGCCGACAGCTGCGGCTCTGGCCTATGGTCTGGACAAAGAAGAAACCCAAACCATCGCGGTCTATGACCTTGGCGGCGGTACCTTCGACGTGACCATTCTGGAAATCGACGACGGCCTGTTCGAGGTAAAATCCACCAATGGTGATACCTTCCTCGGCGGTGAAGACTTTGACATGCGCATCGTCAACTATCTGGCAGAGCAGTTCAAGAAAGAGCACGGCGTCGACCTGACCAAGGACAAGATGGCCCTGCAGCGTCTGAAAGAAGCCGCTGAAAAAGCCAAGATCGAGCTGTCCTCCTCCAGCCAGACCGAAATCAACCAGCCGTTCATCTCGATGGATCCGTCCTCGGGTCAGCCGCTGCACATGGTCATGAAACTGACCCGTGCGAAGCTGGAAAGCCTGGTCGGCGATCTGATCAAAGCCTCCATGAAGCCTTGCGCCGCTGCGCTGAAGGATGCGGGCCTCTCCGCATCCGACGTTGACGAAGTTGTTCTGGTTGGCGGTATGACCCGCATGCCGAAGGTGATTGAAGAGGTCACCAAATTCTTCGGCAAAGAGCCGCACAAGGGTGTGAACCCCGATGAGGTCGTTGCCATGGGCGCCGCCATTCAGGCCGGCGTTCTGCAGGGTGACGTGAAAGACGTTGTTCTCCTCGACGTGACACCGCTGTCGCTGGGCATCGAAACCCTCGGCGGTGTGTTCACCCGACTGATCGACCGCAACACCACCATCCCGACGAAGAAGAGCCAAGTATTCTCCACTGCGGAAGACAACCAGAACGCGGTGACCATTCGTGTGTTCCAGGGTGAGCGCGAGATGGCGGCTGACAACAAGATGCTCGGCCAGTTCAACCTCGAAGACATCCCGCCCGCGCCGCGCGGCATGCCGCAGATCGAGGTCACTTTTGACATCGACGCCAACGGCATCGTTTCGGTCGGCGCAAAGGACAAGGCGACTGGCAAAGAGCAGAATATCACCATTCAGGCCTCCGGTGGTCTGTCCGATGATGATATCGAAAAGATGGTCAAGGATGCCGAGGACAACGCCGAGGCGGACAAGGAACGTCGTGAGCTGATCGAAGCCAAGAACCAGGCCGAAAGCCTGATCCACTCCACCGAGAAATCGATGGAAGAGCATGGCGACAAGGTCGACCCGACCACCATCGAAGCCATCGAACTGGCGATTGCTGCACTGAAGGACGATCTCGAGAATGAGAAGTCCACCGCTGAGAAGATCAAATCCGGCGTTCAGAACGTCACCGAAGCGGCAATGAAGCTGGGTGAGGCGATCTACAAGTCGAGCCAAGAAGAGGCTGCGGATGAACCTACCGCCGCAGACGATGCGGCAGGCCCCGGTGATGATGACATTGTCGATGCCGAATTCGAAGATCTGGACGACAACAAGCGTTAAGGTCTGATTTTGGCCAGAGCGGGCCGGTCCGAACTCCGGGCCGGCCCGCTCTCGTTGCGGCAAAAGGGGTATTCCGATGTCCAAACGAGATTACTATGACATTCTCGGGGTGTCCAAAGGGGCCACCGCCGATGAAATCAAGAAAGGCTTTCGCAAGAAGGCCAAAGAGCTGCACCCCGATCGGAACAAGGACAATCCCGAATCCGAGGGGCAATTCAAAGAGGCCAACGAGGCCTACGATGTTCTGAAAGATCCAGAGAAAAAGGCCGCGTACGACCGCTATGGCCATGCGGCTTTTGAAAACGGCATGGGTGGCGGTCAGCGCGGTGGTCAGGGCGGCCAGGGCTTTGGCGGCGGAGACTTCTCCTCTGCTTTCTCTGATGTATTCGACGATCTGTTCGGCGACTTCATGGGTGGTCGTGGTGGCCAGGGTGGCGGACGGCAACGGGCCGCGCGCGGCTCCGACCTGCGCTATAACCTGCGCATCTCGCTTGAGGATGCCTTCGCGGGTATGCACAAAACCATCAACGTGCCGACCGCTGTGGCCTGTGAGTCCTGCGAGGGCACCGGCGCTGAGGGCGGCGTGGAGCCAACCACCTGCCCGACCTGCTCAGGCATGGGCAAAGTGCGCGCGCAACAGGGCTTCTTCACGGTGGAGCGCACCTGCCCCACCTGCTCCGGCCTTGGCCAGATCATCAAGAACCCCTGTAAGTCCTGTCAGGGCCACGGTCGCGTCGAGAAAGATCGCTCCCTATCCGTGAATATCCCGGCTGGCGTAGAAACCGGTACCCGCATCCGCCTTGCTGGCGAAGGTGAGGCAGGTATGCGTGGTGGCCCTCCCGGTGATCTCTACATCTTCGTAGAAGTGGCCGCGCATGATCTGTTTGAACGCGACGGCAATAACCTTTATTGCCGCGTGCCGGTATCCTTGGCCAAGGCTGCTCTTGGTGGTGCAATCGAAGTGCCAACCATCGACGGTGGTCGCGGGCGGGTCCAGATCCCCGAAGGCAGTCAATCTGGCCGCCAGATGCGCCTGCGCGGTAAGGGTATGCCTGCGCTGCGCGGTGGGGCCACCGGCGACATGTTCATCGAACTCGCGGTGGAAACCCCGGTAAACCTCACCTCGCGGCAAAAAGAGCTGCTGCGGGAATTCGAGGATCTCTCCGAAGATAACACCAACCCGGAATCGCGGAGCTTCTTTTCTTCCGTCAAGAGTTTCTGGGACGGGATGAAGGGCTAAGCCCAGCTCTTTCACAGCATGAGACCAAGATAAAGCGCCCTAAAAAAGGGCGCTTTTTTTGATGGTTTTTCGGTACGGGACTGCTTTGGCCTGACGGATTAACCCTTTGGCAACCCTGGCAGCGCGAGCATTGCGTCATGCCCAAGGAGCCCGCATTCGAGGACGTCTCTCTGCCGCTGTTCCCAGACAGCGCAAAACTCACTGCATCTTCCGCAAAACCATCATCGCCCCCCTCTTACATCAGGGATCATCGCGCCCGATTGAGGGACCGATTCATGACAGGGGGCGCCGCTGCGATGCCGGATTACGAACTGCTGGAACTGGTGCTTTTCCGCTCCATCCCGCGCCGGGATGTGAAGCCGCTAGCGCGTCAGTTGCTCGACAGTTTTGGCGACTTCAACCGCGTGATCACTGCGCCCCCCGAACGGCTCTCCCAGATTGCGGGAATTGGTGATGCCGTGATCACCGATCTTAAGGTGCTGGAGGCCGCCGCCCATCGCATGGCCCGTGCAAAGGTCCTTCAACGCCACATCCTCTCTTCTTGGGACGCATTGCTGGATTATTGCCATACTGTGATGGCCCACCGCGAAACTGAGCAGTTCCGAGTGCTATACCTTGATCGTAAAAACAAGTTGATTGCGGATGAGGAACAGGCCAAAGGCACCGTCGACCATGTCCCTGTCTATCCGCGCGAAATCGCAAAGCGGGCCTTGGAGATCAGCGCCAGCGCCCTGATATTGGTGCATAATCATCCATCAGGCGATCCGACACCATCGTCCAGCGACATTGAAATGACCGACCGTGTTGCCCGCGCCCTGGCCGCGTTGGATATTGTGCTGCACGATCACCTGATCATCGGAAAATCCAGCGAACTCAGCTTCCGCTCCGAAGGATACCTTTGACAGTTTAACGCACCCAGACCTCGACCCGGCGATTCACTTGCCGCCCCCATCGTTGGTCTTCGCAGGCCATCGGCAGTGCTTCACCGAACGCTGCAATCTCGATTTCTGTACGCTCCAAGTTGGCAGTTTCAGCAGCTTCAATCACCGCATCACGCACCGCCTCGGCACGTTTCATGGCGATGGCTTTATTGCCACTCGCAGGTCCATCCCCGTCTGAGAAGCCGACAAAAACCAGTTCCCGCGCATCATAGGCGCCCGCCTCAAGCGAGCGCGCCAGTTGCATGATATTGCTTCGAGATTGCGCATCCGGGCGGGTCGAGCCCGGCTCAAACCGAAAAGACGTGGTCAGACGCTGTAAGCCATCCAAACGAGAGACAAGTCGCTGCAGCTCCCCCAGCGGCACCTCTGGCCCCGCCGCGGTGATGGCATTGGCCAAGCGGTCGCCCTGAACATTCATGGAGATACGCTCGGGTGCCTGATCGACGAAGCCAGCCC encodes the following:
- the radC gene encoding RadC family protein; translated protein: MPKEPAFEDVSLPLFPDSAKLTASSAKPSSPPSYIRDHRARLRDRFMTGGAAAMPDYELLELVLFRSIPRRDVKPLARQLLDSFGDFNRVITAPPERLSQIAGIGDAVITDLKVLEAAAHRMARAKVLQRHILSSWDALLDYCHTVMAHRETEQFRVLYLDRKNKLIADEEQAKGTVDHVPVYPREIAKRALEISASALILVHNHPSGDPTPSSSDIEMTDRVARALAALDIVLHDHLIIGKSSELSFRSEGYL
- the dnaJ gene encoding molecular chaperone DnaJ; its protein translation is MSKRDYYDILGVSKGATADEIKKGFRKKAKELHPDRNKDNPESEGQFKEANEAYDVLKDPEKKAAYDRYGHAAFENGMGGGQRGGQGGQGFGGGDFSSAFSDVFDDLFGDFMGGRGGQGGGRQRAARGSDLRYNLRISLEDAFAGMHKTINVPTAVACESCEGTGAEGGVEPTTCPTCSGMGKVRAQQGFFTVERTCPTCSGLGQIIKNPCKSCQGHGRVEKDRSLSVNIPAGVETGTRIRLAGEGEAGMRGGPPGDLYIFVEVAAHDLFERDGNNLYCRVPVSLAKAALGGAIEVPTIDGGRGRVQIPEGSQSGRQMRLRGKGMPALRGGATGDMFIELAVETPVNLTSRQKELLREFEDLSEDNTNPESRSFFSSVKSFWDGMKG